Below is a genomic region from Rhodococcus sp. WMMA185.
GGCTGAGCGAGATTCCTTCGCCACCTACGTACAGGGTCAGACGCCAGTGCCCGAGTCGAGCATTCGGGTGACGGTAGACGAGCAGATCGATCGCCCCGTCGGTGAGTGCCTCCAAGCGGGCAAGATCGGTCAGTGCACGCGAGGCCTCGAAATCCTCCTTGTAGCTTTCGGGAAACACTTCGGCATAACGTTGCGCCAGAACTGGATTTGCATCGGGCGTGACCTTCAGAAGATCCCCCAGATGCTCGTCCCAGCTCCGGCTCGCCTCCTCGAGCAGTCCCTGAACCCGCTCGCGGTCGGCATCCGAGAGATCGAGCTTCTCCCCCTCCTCGCCCACACTCTTGCGGATGGTGACGTGCAGAAGTGCCAGATCCGACTCGGTAACGCGCGCAGTGTATTCCAGTGTCCCGGGGCCGAACTCCCGCAAGAGGATATCCTGCATCGCCAATCTGACCTGTGTCGTGTATCGGTCACGCGGCAGGTAGATCAGGCAGGAGACGAAGCGGCCGAGGAAGTCCTCTCTCAGGAACAGCCGGACCTGCCGCCGCAACCCAATACTGTGTACGGCGGTGACCGTGTCGTAGAGCGTGTCTGCACTGCTAGAGAAGAGTTCGGTGCGGGGGAACGACTGGATCACCTCGAGCATGGCCTGGCCCGAGAACGAGTTCAACTGAAATCCGGCACGTTCGATCACCGTGCGCACACGACGCGCAATCACCGGAATGTCGAGAACGTTCTCGTGGAAGGCTGTCACGGTGAAGACACCGAGGAAGCGGTGCTCACCGATAATGCCACCCTCCTCGTCGAGGATGCTCACACCGACGAAGAACGGGTAGACCGCACGATCCACGGTGGCCGGAAACGAACCCTGGGTCAGCACCAGAAGCGGACGGTCGGGGATCTGGGCTGCGGGGGGAAGGCTCATCGGCCCTTCGGTGACCGAGTCCGAACGCAGCAGTCCGAGTCCGCTGCCCGGAACGACATGAAGGCGCCGTTCCCCGGAACTGTCCGGCTCACCAAGTTCGAATCTTCGGTATCCCAGCGCGGCGTAATTGCCGTGCGACATCCACCGGAGCAGGTCGGCGCTGTCCTCGAAGTCCTCTTTCGTCGTTCCTGGACGCGGGGCCGAACGCTCTAGTTCGTCGGCAAGATCGCGTTCGAGTTTGCGCATGGCGTCGGTGTCGACGACCACCTGACGCACGTCGGCGAGAACCTCGCCCACTTTCTCGTCGAGAGTGTCGAGGGCGGCGGGTTCCGTTCGGGGATCGAGCTGCACATGGATCCACGACTCGTTGGTGGCGGTTTTGTCTTCATTCCCCTCGCCGGGGCCTTGCTCGTCGCCCGCCAGAATTCCACAGAGCGAGCCGTTCGGTTCACGACGGACCGAGATGATGGGGTGGACGAATTCGCTGATGCCGATGCCGAGCCGATTGAGCAGCGTGGTAATCGATTCCACGAGCAGGGGCATGTCGTCGGTGACGATCTGCAAGGACGCGCCGAGCCCCCGCCCGTCACCCGGGCGGTAGACACGTGTCACTGCTTGCCCCGGCGGACGGTCCAGGGCAAGCGCGACGTGCGCGGCAAGTACCGCACTCGAATTGTGGTTGAGCGCGCTGTCGCTGTCGCCGCGGTCGACATGACGGAAGTACACGGCAGCGAGCGACGGCAGCTCAGACCTCAGCTCGTCAGGCAGATCCCGAGCCCATTGCGCATCTCTCAGTGCTCCCGTGTCCGTCATCGAGCTCACTTCCCCTTCGTTCCGCTTCCCGAGGGCAACTCCTCTCGAGAGTAGCCCCCGCAAACGGAACGAACCGTGCACATCGGAAGTCCGTGCCGCCTGTCGTCAGCCGACTCCGACCGGCACGAGGTAGCGTTCGAGCCCGGCTCGCTCCGCATTCGACAGGGGGCGCGAGCGTTCCTTCTTCACGTCGAACGCGACGAGAACGGCATCGCCCATCCCACAGACGACGCCGTGCCGATCGGTGACGACATGGCGAATCGTGTATGACGACGTACCGACGGCCAGCACCGTGACGTCCACCTTGACCGGTCCGGAATCGTCGGTGAGTGGGCGCAGGAAGTCCACTTCCATCCTGCGCACCACCATCGCCCCGGCTCGCGAGCCGACAGTCCTGAGCTCCGTCAGCAGGAAGTGTGCGCGCGCTTCCTGCATGTACTCCACGAACCGGGTGTTGTTGACATGCCCGAGCCGGTCGGAGTCACCCCAACGGACCTGGATCTCGTACGTGAAGGCAGGGGCGTCCGAAGCATCTGGTTCCGGAGCCCCTGCGTCCGGGGTCTGTGCGTCCGGAGCCCCTGCGTCCAGGGTCTGTGCGTCCGGAGCACCTGCTTCCACAGGGTCGGAGGCCACCGCGTCAGTCTCTCGTCAGTTTCCGGTGGGTGACGCGATGCGGGCGCGCCGCGTCCGGTCCGAGACGCTCGATCTTGTTGGCCTCGTAGCCCTCGAAGTTGCCCTCGTACCAGTACCAGGCGGCCTCGTTGTCACCGAAACCACCCTCCCACGCGAGGATATGGGTGCACGTGCGGTCGAGGAACCAACGATCGTGGGAGATCACGACCGCGCACCCGGGGAACTGTTCGAGAGCGTTTTCGAGCGAGCCGAGTGTCTCGACGTCCAAGTCGTTGGTCGGCTCGTCGAGCAGGATCAGGTTTCCGCCCTGCTTGAGCGTCATCGCGAGGTTCAGGCGGTTGCGCTCACCACCGGACAGCACACCGGACGGCTTCTGCTGGTCTGCGCCCTTGAACCCGAACGAGCTGATGTACGCACGCGAGGGCATCTCCGTCTGGCCGACGACGATGTGATCGAGACCGTCCGACACGACCTCCCACACCGACTTGTTCGGGTCGATACCCGCACGGTTCTGATCGACGTAGCTCAGCTTCACGGTCTGGCCGATCTTGACCTCGCCGGCGTCGGGCTTCTCGAGTCCGACGATCGTCTTGAACAACGTGGTCTTTCCCACACCGTTGGGGCCGATGACACCGACGATTCCGTTGCGCGGCAAGGTGAAAGACAGATCCTTGATCAGAACCCGCCCGTCGAATCCCTTGTCGAGATTCGACACCTCGACGACTACGTCACCCAGACGGGGCGGTGCCGGGATCTGAATTTCCTCGAAGTCGAGCTTGCGAGACTTCTCGGCCTCGATAGCCATTTCCTCGTAGCGGTCCAGGCGGGCCTTGTTCTTGGCCTGGCGGGCCTTCGCGCCCGACCGAACCCATGCGAGTTCTTCCTTGAGCCGCTTCTGCAGCTTCTGATCCTTCTTGCCCTGCACCTCGAGGCGGGCGGCCTTCTGCTCCAGGTAAGTGGAGTAGTTGCCCTCGTACGGGTACAGCCGCCCGCGATCGACCTCGCAAATCCATTGCGCGACGTGATCGAGGAAGTAGCGATCGTGAGTGACGGCCAGGATCGCGCCGGGGTACGCCGCCAAGTGCTGCTCGAGCCACAGCACGCTCTCCGCGTCGAGGTGGTTGGTGGGCTCGTCGAGCAGGAGCAGATCCGGTTTGCTCAAAAGCAGCTTGCAGAGTGCGACACGGCGCTTCTCACCCCCGGAGAGGTGAGTGACCATCTCTTCCGGCGGCGGACAGCGCAGTGCGTCCATCGCCTGTTCGAGCTGGGAGTCGATCTCCCAGGCGTCGGCGTGGTCGAGCTTCTCCTGGAGCTCGCCCATCTCCTCCATCAGTTCGTCAGAGTATTCGGTGGCCATCAGCTCGGCGATCTCGTTGTATCGCTTGAGCTGGACCATCGTGTCGCCCATGCCCTCTTCGACGTTCTCGCGAACGGTCTTGGTCTCGTCCAGTTGCGGCTCCTGCATGAGGATCCCGACGGACGCCCCCGGAGCGAGGAATGCCTCACCGTTGCCCGGCTGATCCAGTCCCGCCATGATCTTGAGGATGCTGGACTTACCCGCGCCGTTCGGTCCGACCACACCGATCTTGGCGCCGGGGTAGAAGCTCATCGTGACGTCATCGAGGATGACCTTGTCACCGTGCGCCTTGCGCACCTTCTTCATCGTGTAAATGAACTCAGCCATGGGGTCAGCCTAGTGGTGTGGCGCGACGATCCCGCACCGCGGAGGGTCGGTTGCGCGGACCCGCACCTCCCGCGAGCGGTAGCGGCTCGGATGTCGTGAGGGACGCGGTCACAAACCCGCCTCGCGATCGCGCCGCGCCAGCTCAGCGAACATCGCGTTGTGTGCAGCAAGAGCGGCGTCGTCATCGCGATCCGCTGCTCGGTCGACGCGGCGGGCGGTGCGGCCGTCGCTGCGGGACCACTGGATCAGCAGTGCCATCATCACCAGCATCAGCGGAATCTCGCCGGTCGCCCACGCGATGCTGCCCCCGAGTTGCTGATCACTCAACAGGTCGGAGTTCCAGCCGAGACCGAGTGAGCGGTAGAACGCCTCGCCCATGACCGTGTTCATACTCATCAGCGCGACGCCGAAGAAGGCGTGGAAGGGCAGCGATCCGAACACCATCGCGAGTTTCATCACCGGCGAAAGCTTCCGCGGTGAGGGGTCTACCCCGATCGCGACCCAATAGAACAGGTAGCCGCTCAGAAGGAAGTGAAGGTTCATCAGGATGTGCGCGGTGTGCGAATCGACGACGGCTCCGAAGATCCCCCCGAGGTACAACGCGTAGAAGCCGCCCACGAACAGCGTCGCCGCGACCAGGGGATGGGTGATGAACCGGGAGTAGGGACTGTGCAGGGCCTTGAGAATCCATTCGCGCAGACCCGGTACACCGTCTTTGCCGGCAGGATCGAGCGAGCGCAACGCGAGTGTGATGGGCGCTCCGAGGACCAACAGAACCGGCGCCAGCATCGACAGCGCCATATGTGCACCCATGTGAACGCTGAACACCGCCGGTGCATAGCGCCCCACGCCCGAAGACGTCGCAAAGAGCAGCACCGCGCATCCGCACATCCAGGCCACGGTCCGTCCCACCGGCCATTTGTCGCCCCGGCGGCGGAGCTTTCGCAATCCGAGCATGTAGACGAGCGCGAAAACAATCGCCGCAGTACCGAAGAGCAGGTCGAATCGCCAGTCCAGCATCAGACGCTCGAACGTCGGCGGACCCGACAGGTTGTAGCCGAGTTCGACCTCGGTGAGGGTGGGCACGCTGCTCGGTGGTGGCGGCGGCGTACGGCCGAGCCCGACGGCGAGCCCGATCGTAGCGCCGAAAACCAAGGCCTCGGCTCCCGCGAACCGGATCAGGTTTCCGCGGCTCGTCGGATCCTTCTGCAGCGCGGGCAGCGCCCGGCGGCGATGTGCCCAGCCGAAGATACCCAGGATGATCAGTGCCACGGCCTTGGCCACCACGAGGCGACCGTACGTGGTGGTCATGAAGTCGTCGATCGGGACGCGGACGAGCGCGTTCACCACTCCGCTGACGGCCATGACTGCGAAGCAGACACCCGCGACCGCGGAGAACCTTCGTGCCGCCACGTCGGTGTACGCGCCCGCCCGTCGCGCATGGGCCAGCAGCGCGAACAGCCCGCCCGCCCACAGCGAGGCCGCGACGAGGTGAAGGATCAAGCTGTTGGTCGCCAAGTCGTGCGAACCGCCCGAAGACGAGTGCCCGGTCAAGGCCAGCGGCATCAGTCCGAGAATCGCGACTGCCAGGAGGATCGGTGTCCACCACCAGCGCAGCACCAACCGCGCCACGATTGCCACGACGATGGCGATGATCGCGGTCCACCGCCACACGCTCGCGAGTTCGACCTGATCGATCGATCTGAACACGTTGCTCGGCTTGGCAGCCTCGGTGAACGGTTGCCCCGAAGTATCCGACAGCGAAAGCGGGACCAGGACCAGGGCGGTCGCCGCCCACACGATCGCGGCGTGTGAGGCCGTCCGGACCGCACGGTAGCCGTCCACGTCCAGGACCCCCGACTTCTGAGGTGGTACGAAGAACGCCGCAAGCAGCAGCGACCCGATCGTGATGACCGCGGCAACCTCGGACACCGCTCGCATTGCCGGTAGCCCATAGGTGGTGATCGGGCCCGGATCCGGAATCCCCAGCAATACGAGCGCCTGCGCGGCGGAGAGACCAACCACGATGGCTGCGACCAGACCGGCAATGAGCCCGCCGACGACGAACAGAGCAGACGAATCGGCCCGGTTCGGGGGTTGTGGTTCCTTGTCGGACTTCGTGAGCAGGGGTGTAGCCATGCCAACAAGGGTAGGACCTACGACAACCCGTCGGAGACGCGAGTGTTCCAGCTAACCTGGACGTGGAAGCCGCGCCGGAAGATATAGATCGCAGAAGGACTGGGTCGGCCGTTCTCAACGGCCGCCGGGTAATATGTGCTCCGCGCCTCCGTAGCTCAGGGGATAGAGCAAGAGCCTTCTAATCTCTTGGTCGCAGGTTCGAATCCTGCCGGGGGCACCAAACTCCCAGTTCGCGGGGCTTCCGAGTCCACAAAGCGAACCCATAATTCGCATGGTCGAATATTCGTTCCACTTCTTGGACGAATCCTCCCCTAGATCCATCATCGAATTCCCTTCGATGTCGTCAATCCGCATCGGTATTCACTAGTCACCCAGCGAGAGGCCGATGCTCTCCTGGGCCTCGTCCTCGCTATAGGTCATCCGGCCACGGTCACTGATCTCGAGTTGGTAGAACTGCTCGCCCCGCGGTACATCCTCGACCGCGAAGTGCATCGAGCAGGTGCTGCCGGTCTTGTCGCTCGAGACGAACTCGCCCTTGGCGATGAGACTCTCATCCACGCCATAGACCAGGATGTCGCGGCCCGGGTATATGTCGGAGTACCCGCCGTCGCCCTCGCAATCGAACTCTTCTCCGTAGCCGTAGGACCGGGTCGTCGAGTCGTACAGCGTGAGTGAGCCCTCCATGGTGAAGGTATCGGACGGTGAGTTCACCGCCTCGGCGACGAGGGCAGCAGCCACTATGAAGACAAAGAGGCCACCGACGAGCCACGGCAGCACCTTCTCTGGCTTCAGCGACTTCAGCTTCGCTGCCAGATCCGGCGATGTCGGCTCCGGCGCTGCGGGCGGATACGCGGGCTGCATGGAGGCCGTGGGCGGAACGGGTCCGTGCGGGAACGCCGGAGCCCCCTGGTACGGAGCCCCCTGGTACGGACCGCCTTGGTACGGAGCGCCCTGGTACCGAGCGCCCTGGTACGGACCGCCCTGGTACGGACCGCCCTGGTACGGAGCCCCCTGGTACGGACCGCCTTCGTACGGAGCCCCCTGGTCCGTTGGCCCCTGGGGCGGAGGCCCCTGGGGCGGAGGCCCCTGGGGCGGTTGCGCGTTAGGTTGATCGTTCACGGTCGTATGGAAACACGCCGCCCGGTTTGTTCCCAAAATGGCGCAACGGATCGGCGCGTCTCAGAGCTACGAGGGGCCCGAACCACGACGAACCGCGTCCAGCCGGACACAGCACTGGATCCGGACGACTCGCATCTGAAGAGGATTTCGTGTCTTGGGAGCTGCAATGGCACCGGGGCCGGACACTCGACGATCCGAGCGGAGAACGGGTACCGACACGTACGCTGGATCTGCCCGGGCAACTGGCGCCCACCACCAGCTCTGACCGACAAGGCGGCATTGCCTACATCGGTCGATCGACGGAGTGGAGAACTGACGTGAGCAGACATCTCGACAAGATCCGGCGTGCAGGGTTCGCAGTGGCCGTCGCGGCCACGGGACTGGTGGGCAGAACCCATGAGCGATGAAGAGAAACCAGATGCGTCCCCGACGCTGAGTCGCCGCGGCGTCCTGCTCGGACTCGCTGCCCTCGGTGGAATCGCCGCAGTGGATGTCGGCGGTTTCCTGTACGCGGGAGGTTGGTTGACGCCCGGCAGGTTGACTCCATCGCGATTCACCGATCGGTTCCAGCAGGTATTCGGCAAGCACGATGGATTCCGGCGCAATCATGCCAAGGGACTGAGCGCCTCTGGGCATTTCATCAGCAACGGGGCGGGGGCCGAGATATCCAGAGCCGTGGTCTTCCAACCCGGCGAGTTCGCGGTGGAGGGCCGGTTCTCGCTGTCCGGCGGCGTCCCCGATGTTGCGGACGCGAATGCCACCGTACGAGGCCTGGGATTGCTGTTCACCCTGCCGAACGGAGAACAGTGGCGGACCGCGATGGTCAACATCCCGGTTTTCTTCGACAACACCCCGGAAGGCTTCTTCGAGCGAATCCTCGCATCCAAGCCGGATCCCGCCACCGGCAATCCCGATCCGGACAAGATGGCCGCGTTCCTGGCCAGGCACCCTGAGACCGCTGCGGCGATGGAGATCATCGGGCAGAACCCGCCCAGCTCCGGATTCGACAACAGCACCTTTTACGGACTCAACGCGTTCCGCGTCACCGACAGCCTCGGGGCCGTCCGCCCGGTGCGCTGGATGGTCGTCCCCGAGCAACCGTTCGAACCGGCGGACCCTGTACAGCCACCCGGCAGGGATTACCTCTTCGACGCCCTGATCCGCAAGGTCGCGGACACACCCCTGTATTGGCGCCTGATTCTCACGATCGGCCAACCAGGTGACCCAACCAACGACGCCACCGTGCCGTGGCCGCCACACCGACACGCCATCGATGCCGGCAGATTGACGATCGACTCGGTACAGACCGAAGAGCAGGGCAACGCCCGGGACATCAACTTCGACCCGCTCATTCTTCCCTACGGCATCGCGCGGTCCGACGATCCACTGCTCAGCGCACGGTCGGCGGTGTACGCCAAATCCTTCCAACGTAGGTCCAGCGAGCCCAAAACGCCCAGTGCAGTCAACGTCGAGAGGGTGCTCGATGAGCGATAAGCAGATCGGCCGTACCCCACAGTTCGCCCTCCCTTCCCGACTGCTGCATTGGGTTATGGCGGTTATGGTCATCACCCAGCTCTTCATCGGCGTCACCATGGTGGCCTCGCTGGCCAACTACAACATTCTTCTAGCCATCCACCGGCCGCTGGGGATCGCGATCCTCATCTTCGTCGTGATCCGAATCGGAAACCGGCTGCTGCACAAGCCACCACCGTTCCTGTCCACGATGCGGCCATGGGAACGTCGTGTGGCGACCCGGTCGGAACAACTGCTCTACGTACTGCTGGTCGCGCAACCGTTGGCCGGTTGGGCCATGCTGTCGAGTGCGGGAGTCCCGATCGTTCTCTTTCGGCAACTACACCTTCCGGCGATCGCACCGCACAACACGACTGTGTACGCGGTGCTGTGGTACACCCACCTGACGCTGGCGTACCTGCTGTTCGCCACCTTCACAGCCCACATGTGCGCGATCTTGTTTCATACCTTGGTGATCCGCGACCGCATTCTCGACCGCATGGCCCTATGGCCCATACCCAAGACAGCACCGGCAGCAAAGCCCGCGACGGAGCAGGCAGCTGGGCAGGTAGCTGAACCACCTGATTGACGACAGATTGAAAATTCAGCTCGGAGATCCCCCGCCTCGGCACGGTTGGCCGGAAGCAGGGAGCGAACCAGCGCGCGCGTCGTAGGGTGTCGGAATGCTGTCAACATCAGAAAATGCGCACATCACCGTCGGCGACCTGACTTTCGACGTCGCCATCAGTGGACCAGCCGACGGGGAGGCAGTCCTTCTCCTACACGGGTTTCCGGAAAGCGCCGCGGCGTGGGGACCCGTCAGCGAATTGCTGAACGCGTCGGGTCTGCGGACCTATACGCCGAACCAGCGCGGGTACTCGCCCGGCGCGAGACCCGACGGAGTCGACTCGTACGGGGTCGATCGTCTCGCCGCGGATGTCATCGGCCTCCTCGACGCTCTCGACCTCGACACCGTCCATCTCGTCGGCCACGACTGGGGTGCCACGGTCTCCTGGGTGGTCGCTGCCCGTCACCCCGACCGCATCACATCTCTCACCGCCGTTTCCGTACCCCACCTCGCCGCATTCGGCCGGGCACTGCGCGAAGACAAAGACCAGCAGCAGCGCTCGAGTTACATCGGTCTGCTGAGGATGGAAGGCAAGGCCGAGCAGGTCCTCCTCGAAGACAACGCACGGCGCCTGCGCGCAATGTTCGGCGATGCCGTCGCACCGGAATTGGTCGACAAACATGTCGCTCTACTCACCGAACCGGGGGCCCTGACCGGTGCGCTGAACTACTACCGCGCCATGACGAGCGATCTGGACCAGACGCCCGCCGTCACCGTGCCCACCACCTATCTGTGGAGCACCGAAGACATCGCGATGGGGCGCGCCGGGGCCGAGATGTGCGGTGAGTTCGTCGATGCACCCTACGAATTCATCGTGTTGGAAGGTGCCACGCACTGGATTCCCGAGCAGCGACCGACCGAACTCGCGAAAGCGATCCTCGAGCGCACCGGAACCAACCCCGCTTGAAGTCCGCCGTTCCCGTCTGCGGGGCCATTCTTCTGGTTTGATGGCAGTACGCATCTCGCGCACCCGGGGAGGGCACCATGAGTGGTATCGCAATCCTGTTGGTCGGGGCGGTTCTGTGCTTCGCCGGCATCGGTTCACTTCACGTCGCGGTTCTCGCCTCCGGATTCGGGCTCGGTTGGCTCCTGGCCGACCTGCTGTCGCTATCGATCGGGACGACGTTCTTGGTCGCCCTGATCGGTGCGGTGGTGGCGTGGGTGGCCACCACGCTGATATTCAAGTTCGCCGCGTTCTTCCTCGGAATCATCGCCGGCGCCGTGATCGGCGCGAAGCTCAGCCGCGTCCTGCAGCCGGAAGACACCAACTGGCTGCTGAGCGCAGTCGTGATCGTCGCACTGGCGGTTGCCTGCGGCTTCATCGCCGACCGGTACCGCGCACGAGCGCTGTTGTGGCTGACCGCGCTCGGCGGAGCGAGCATGGTGGCGTCCGGACTCGGCCTGGCCATAGGCCCCCTGGATTTCCTGGACAATCCGAACGCGGGCGCACAGCAGGTGTTCGCCACACTGATCTGGATCGCAGTGGCGGCCGCGGGCTGGCTTACCCAACGGCGACTCTTCCCGGACAAACTGCGTATCGGCGACGATCGCGCGAAGCGCTAGTCGCGTTCGGGTGCCCGCACCACCAATAGAGCGCCGAGTCCGATCGCAAGCACGACCAGCAGTCCGACTATGCCGCCACGATCCGCAGCGAACCAAAAAGCGAACAGCCCGAACAGGCTCGGCGACAGGAACGAGACGGCGCGGCCCGTCGTCGCATAGAGACCGAACATCTGCCCCTCCCTGCCCGGCGGTGTGATTCTGGCCAGGAACGTGCGCGACGACGACTGCGCCGGACCGACGAACACACACAACAGCAACCCGAACAGCCAGAACATCGCCGGGCCCGACACCATCAGCAAGACGATGCCGACAACGATCATCGCAACCAGCGAGGTCACGATCACCGTCTTGGGTCCGACTTTGTCGTCGAACCGCCCCGCAGTCAGGGCCCCGACAGCGGCGACCACGTTGGCTGCGACGCCGAACAGCAGCACGTCGGCGACGCTGATGCCGTAGACGTTGACGGCCAGAACGGCTCCGAACGTGAAGACGCCCGCGAGACCGTCCCGGAACAGCGCACTGGCCCCCAGAAAATAGACGGTGCGGCGGTCGGCAGACCAGAGGTCGCGTAGGTCTCGGGCCAGCACCCGATACGACTCGAAGAAGCCCGCCTTGTCTGCACCCGGGTCGACCTCGAGACGCGGCAACTCGGGAACGGTCAGCAGGACCGGAATCGCGAAGACTGCGAGCCAGACGGCCGCCAGCACCGCCACCATCCGGATATTCATCCCGTCCTCGGTGGTCAACCCCAGAAAACCCCGTTGGTCGCCGTCACCGACGATGAACCCGAAATAGGACAACAGCAGGAGCACGATCCCACCGAGGTAGCCCATCGACCAACCGAAGCCGGACACCCGGCCGATATTCGCCGGTGTCGACACCTGCCGGAGCATCGCGTTGTAGGGAACATTGGCCAGTTCGAAGATCACCGAACCCACGGCAAGCAGCACCAGGCCGAGCCACAGGTATTCATAGGAGTCGCGGACGAAGAACATCGCAGCCATGCAGGCGACGGTTGCGAGGGTGAGGGCACCGAGGGCCCACTTGCGCCGTCCAGCGGCGTCGAATCGCTGTCCTGAGATGGGTGCGAGCACGGCGATGAAGAATCCCGCGATTCCGAGTGACCACCCGAGCCAGGCGCTTGCCGACACCGGGCCGGGGAGGTCGTCGCCGACCGCGTCGGTGAGGTACACGGAGAAGACGAACGTCACAATCACCGCGTTGAACGCGGCTGAGCCCCAATCCCACAAGCCCCAGGCCACAACCTGTCGGCGCGTCGCGGCTTCCCCGATCCCGGCCGGCGGACGAACGTCGGTGCTCATGTCCGCGAGCCTAGGCGGCGAACAGGATGTTCGGGCGGGTCTGATCTTCCCGAGTCGAGTCGATTACAAAAAGATATTGTGCAATTGGTTGCATACTCACCTCGTTGCATACATACTCTGCTCGTGGCACTCGAACATGCGCTGCTCGTCTCCCTGACCGAACGTTCAGGGTCGGGCTACGAATTGGCTCGCCGGTTCGACAAATCCATCGGCTTCTTCCAGAGCGCCACTCATCAGCAGATCTACCGCGTTCTCAAGCGCATGGACGAGTCCGGATGGGTGAACGCCGAGGTGGTCGCCCAGGACGGCAGGCCCGATAAGAAGGTCTACCGCGTCAGTGACGCCGGGAGATCGGAGCTCGGACGCTGGATCGCCGAACCGAGCGCACCCATCCCTATGCGCAACGAACTGGCGGTGAAGATCCGTGCCGCACAGCACGGTGACCTCGCCGCGCTCATCGCCGAGGTTGCCCGCCACCGTGACGGTCACGCCGCACGGCTAGAGGTCTACCGCATGATCGAACAACGTGACTTCCCCACCCCGGATCAGCTTTCCGGACCAGCCCTCCACCAGTACCTCGTCCTGCGCGGCGGAATTCGCGTAGAAGAGGGGTTCGCCGACTGGTGTCAAGAAGTACTCGACGCGCTCTCACAGTAAGGACACGCCGCTATGACACAGTTCCCCCAGCTCCTCTCCCCGCTCGACCTCGGCTTCACGACGTTGAAGAACCGGGTGATCATGGGCTCGATGCACACCGGTCTCGAAGACCGCGCCAAGGACGTTCCGCGGCTGGCCGAGTACTTCGCCGAACGTGCCCGCGGCGGTGTCGGGTTGATCGTCTCCGGTGGATACGCACCGAACCGAACGGGTTGGCTCACCCCATTCGGCGCCAAGTTGAGCAACCGGTTCGAGGCCCGACGTCACCTCGCGATCACCAAGGCAGTGCACGACGAGGGCGGCAAGATCGCTCTGCAAATCCTGCACGCCGGGCGCTACAGCTATCAGCCGTTCAGCGTCTCCGCCTCGTCGATCAAGGCACCGATCAACCCTATCCGCCCCCGGAAACTCACCGATCGGGGCGTACGCTGGCAAATTCGCAACTACGTACGATGCGCACGTTTGGCACAGAAGGCGAACTACGACGGCGTCGAGATCATGGGCGGCGAAGGCTATTTCATCAACCAGTTCCTGTGCGAACGCACGAACAAGCGCACGGACAGATGGGGTGGGACCTCAGAGAACCGTCGGCGAATGGCCGTCGAGATCGTCCGTCAAACCCGCTCCGCGGTGGGGCCGAACTTCATCATCATCTTCAGGCTGTCAATGGCCGACCTCGTCGAAGGCGGCCAAACATGGGACGAGATCGTCACGCTGGCAAAGGAAATCGAGGCTGCTGGCGCGACCATCATCAATACCGACATCGGCTGGCACGAGGCCCGTGTTCCCACGATCGTGACGTCTGTCCCTCG
It encodes:
- a CDS encoding cytochrome c oxidase assembly protein, which gives rise to MATPLLTKSDKEPQPPNRADSSALFVVGGLIAGLVAAIVVGLSAAQALVLLGIPDPGPITTYGLPAMRAVSEVAAVITIGSLLLAAFFVPPQKSGVLDVDGYRAVRTASHAAIVWAATALVLVPLSLSDTSGQPFTEAAKPSNVFRSIDQVELASVWRWTAIIAIVVAIVARLVLRWWWTPILLAVAILGLMPLALTGHSSSGGSHDLATNSLILHLVAASLWAGGLFALLAHARRAGAYTDVAARRFSAVAGVCFAVMAVSGVVNALVRVPIDDFMTTTYGRLVVAKAVALIILGIFGWAHRRRALPALQKDPTSRGNLIRFAGAEALVFGATIGLAVGLGRTPPPPPSSVPTLTEVELGYNLSGPPTFERLMLDWRFDLLFGTAAIVFALVYMLGLRKLRRRGDKWPVGRTVAWMCGCAVLLFATSSGVGRYAPAVFSVHMGAHMALSMLAPVLLVLGAPITLALRSLDPAGKDGVPGLREWILKALHSPYSRFITHPLVAATLFVGGFYALYLGGIFGAVVDSHTAHILMNLHFLLSGYLFYWVAIGVDPSPRKLSPVMKLAMVFGSLPFHAFFGVALMSMNTVMGEAFYRSLGLGWNSDLLSDQQLGGSIAWATGEIPLMLVMMALLIQWSRSDGRTARRVDRAADRDDDAALAAHNAMFAELARRDREAGL
- a CDS encoding catalase family peroxidase, which translates into the protein MSDEEKPDASPTLSRRGVLLGLAALGGIAAVDVGGFLYAGGWLTPGRLTPSRFTDRFQQVFGKHDGFRRNHAKGLSASGHFISNGAGAEISRAVVFQPGEFAVEGRFSLSGGVPDVADANATVRGLGLLFTLPNGEQWRTAMVNIPVFFDNTPEGFFERILASKPDPATGNPDPDKMAAFLARHPETAAAMEIIGQNPPSSGFDNSTFYGLNAFRVTDSLGAVRPVRWMVVPEQPFEPADPVQPPGRDYLFDALIRKVADTPLYWRLILTIGQPGDPTNDATVPWPPHRHAIDAGRLTIDSVQTEEQGNARDINFDPLILPYGIARSDDPLLSARSAVYAKSFQRRSSEPKTPSAVNVERVLDER
- the ettA gene encoding energy-dependent translational throttle protein EttA — its product is MAEFIYTMKKVRKAHGDKVILDDVTMSFYPGAKIGVVGPNGAGKSSILKIMAGLDQPGNGEAFLAPGASVGILMQEPQLDETKTVRENVEEGMGDTMVQLKRYNEIAELMATEYSDELMEEMGELQEKLDHADAWEIDSQLEQAMDALRCPPPEEMVTHLSGGEKRRVALCKLLLSKPDLLLLDEPTNHLDAESVLWLEQHLAAYPGAILAVTHDRYFLDHVAQWICEVDRGRLYPYEGNYSTYLEQKAARLEVQGKKDQKLQKRLKEELAWVRSGAKARQAKNKARLDRYEEMAIEAEKSRKLDFEEIQIPAPPRLGDVVVEVSNLDKGFDGRVLIKDLSFTLPRNGIVGVIGPNGVGKTTLFKTIVGLEKPDAGEVKIGQTVKLSYVDQNRAGIDPNKSVWEVVSDGLDHIVVGQTEMPSRAYISSFGFKGADQQKPSGVLSGGERNRLNLAMTLKQGGNLILLDEPTNDLDVETLGSLENALEQFPGCAVVISHDRWFLDRTCTHILAWEGGFGDNEAAWYWYEGNFEGYEANKIERLGPDAARPHRVTHRKLTRD
- a CDS encoding cytochrome b: MSDKQIGRTPQFALPSRLLHWVMAVMVITQLFIGVTMVASLANYNILLAIHRPLGIAILIFVVIRIGNRLLHKPPPFLSTMRPWERRVATRSEQLLYVLLVAQPLAGWAMLSSAGVPIVLFRQLHLPAIAPHNTTVYAVLWYTHLTLAYLLFATFTAHMCAILFHTLVIRDRILDRMALWPIPKTAPAAKPATEQAAGQVAEPPD
- a CDS encoding acyl-CoA thioesterase codes for the protein MQVRWGDSDRLGHVNNTRFVEYMQEARAHFLLTELRTVGSRAGAMVVRRMEVDFLRPLTDDSGPVKVDVTVLAVGTSSYTIRHVVTDRHGVVCGMGDAVLVAFDVKKERSRPLSNAERAGLERYLVPVGVG